Part of the Paenibacillus sp. JNUCC32 genome is shown below.
GGAGATTTTGCGCGCACGGTGGAGATCGCGTCGATGTGCGGCTGGGACACCGATTGCAACGCAGGCAATGTGGGAACGATCCTCGGCGTTTACGGAGGTCTGGCGGGAATCCCGGATCATTACCGCAAGCCGATCAATGACTTCATCGTGGCTTCCAGCGTGTCCGGCTATTTGAATCTGGTGGATTTTCCGACATTCGCCAAAGAGCTTGCACTGCTTGGCTATCGCCTTAACGGAGAGAAAGCACCTGAAGAGCTGGTTCGTCGGGTGAAGCAGGGCGAGGTGTATTTCGATTTCGACCTGCCGGGATCTACGCATGGCTTCCGGACGAGCCATTCCTTCAAAACCCCGGTCGTTCGCCATTCGACGAAACAGGTTTATGACAGCAGAGGATCGCTGGAAGTGGTTTTTGACAGACTGGTTGAAGGCGACAGCAGCAAAATCTATTTCAAACCGTTCTACCGGCGCGCCGAGTTCAACGATGAGAAGTATAAGCCGACCTTTGCGCCGCTGGCCTATAGCGGACAAACCGTATCCGCCCGCATTTATGTGGATCAGTGGGAAGGCGAACCGGTTACCTTGACTCCGTATGTGCGCAATACCTATACGCAGGAGGACGTGCGTTTGGCTGCGTTGACTCCCATGTGCGGAGAGTGGAACGCGGTGCAATTCGTCATCCCGGATACGGATGGTGCCATGATCGATGAGATCGGCTGGATACTCGAGAGCCCGTCGCCGCTCTTGAACCGTGCTATCGGAAGTTTGTTCATCGGGCAATTCCGCATCACGGGGGCTTCAGACTATACGATCGATTTTGCCAAGCAGGCCAAAGAGTTCGCTTCCGTCACCCCATTCTCGCATCATCGAGGGAAATGGGAGCTGCGTGACGGTGCCCTGCATTGTTCCTCAGAAGGGGATACCTCCTCCTTTTCCGGCAATTATTATGCCGGAGATATGGAGATTGAGGCGACCATCAAACCGATATCCGGTACCAGCCATTGTGTTATTGCAAGGGCGCAAGGCGTCATGCGTCATTATCTGGCCGGCTTCGACGGCCCGAACTCCGTATCGTTTATCAAACAGGATTTCGGGATCAAGCGTTTGATTACGGCAAAATACGATTGGGCATTGGGTAAAGAATACCGCCTGAAGCTGGTGTCCGAGAAGGACAGGTTCATCTTGTATATTAATGGAGAGAATGTGCTGGAATGCAAGGAAACCGCCTATGCTCACGGCATGTTCGGTTTTGGTTGTCTGGAGGATGGCGAGAACGCGATCAAGGAAGTTCGCGTCCGTACATTCGAGCCGAAGCCGGTTTAACAGAAGGGAGCGGGTTAACTTTGCGCAAGCTGGTTGTCATTGGAAGCATCAATATGGATGTTGTGAGTAATGTAGCGCAGTTTCCCCAGCCGGGGGAAACGATTCACAGCAGGGACGCACAGTTTTTTCCCGGAGGCAAAGGGGCGAATCAGGCTGTGGCCGCAGCCTTGGCAGGTGCCGATTGCAGCATGGTCGGCGCCGTGGGCCTGGATCCTTTTGGAAGCACTTTGGTTGCTTCCTTGGAGGAGCGCGGCGTTGGCGTCTCGTCCGTTCTCACCAAGGCAGGCACATCCGGAATCGCGATCATCACGGTCAACGAAGAAGGCGAGAACTATATCGTGCTCTCGGAAGGAGCCAATGGGCGGCTGACCGAAGAGGATGTTGCCGCCGAAGTGAACTGGGACGGCGTATATGCGGTGCTGCTGCAGAATGAAATTCCGTGGCAGACGACACAGCATGTCATCCGATCGGCCAGCAAGGCAGGCGTTCGCGTCTGGCTGAATCCGGCCCCCGCGCGAACGATTCCGCACGAGGTGTTTCCGCTGCTGGATACATTGATTGTAAACGAAACGGAAGCAAGCGTGGTTAGCGGGCTGAGGGTGGAGGACGCAGCTTCGGCCGAGGCAGCTTCAGCATCGATCATCGGAAGAGGCACCTCCAACGTGATCATCACCCTTGGCGAGTTAGGGTGCTTCTATGGGAATGCGCGCGGAGAGCGTTTTAACGTTCCGGCTTTCCGCGTCAAACCCGTGGATACCACGGCGGCAGGGGATACCTTCATCGGTGCTTATGCGGCAGCTTGCACGGAGGGGCTGGATACGGAAGCAGCGCTGCGGTTTGCGACCGCAGCTGCTGCATTGACGGTGACCCGTCCGGGTGCTCAATCCTCCATACCGGCTAAGGAAGAGATTGTGGCGTTTATGAATACATGAATCATGCTGCTAAAGAGAGGGCGTTTACGGATGCCTTCTCTTTTTGTTGTATAATGCAAGATTCCATGGGAGCTGCCGACATGTTATGCCGAACCCTTTCATATATGTAAGAGTGACGATAATGAATCTATGGAATGGGGGATCTGGCAAATGGCAAAACAAAAAAGAGGCAAATCCTTATGGCACTTACCGACTCGCGCGCGCGGCACATGCCCGGTGTGCAAGAGTACCCGGACCAAACTGTTGTATCCTCGGACCAAATCGGACGGAACTGCCCTGAAAGTGTGCAAGCGCTGCGACGGGGCATCGCAGGAGCGGGTGGATGCGGCTGTGTAAGCAGCTTCCCGATACCAAGGAAGGACTAGAAGTCAGGGATTATTTGGAATATAATAGTTTTATCTAAGCGTGCATAGGCCGGTTTCCTCGTGAAGCGGTCTATGCTTTTTTACACGGATCAAGGTTCTCTGGGGCATACTCGCGCATATTCGGCGGGGTTCGTAAACGTGAGGGACCTGGAGACGACGCGATTACAAGCAAGCTGGGATTCATATCAACCATTCATGGGCGGTGAAGGCATGTTAGAGGAACGGTTAAAGGAATACATAAGGCAGCACAAGCCATTGATGGCGGATTTGGGCATCGTTCGGGATTTAGCCCTGCCGCAATGTTATATTGCCGCGGGTTACATTCGAAATTATGTATGGGACATCCTGCATGGATTAGACGGGACGGACCGGCATACCGATATCGATGTCGTTTACTTCGATCCGGATGATGTGTCCGAAGAACGGGATGCTGCCCTGGAGTTGCACTTAAGGACCTCGACGGCGAACCCGAAATGGTCGGTCAAGAATCAGGCCAGAATGCATGCCAAGAATGGAGACGAGCCCTATCATTCAACCCATGCAGCGCTAACCCATTGGCCGGAGACGGCCACCGCGGTCGGGGCCAGACTGAACGTCGCAGGGGAGCTTGAGCTTTGCTGTCCTTACGGATTGGATGATTTATTCGCGCTTCGGGTTCGAAGAAGTCCTAACTTTGATAAACGGGGCTATTACTTGGAACGGGTACGCAAGAAACAATGGAAGGATCAGTGGCCGCGTTTAGCGATCATCGAGGATTAGATTAGAGTTTGCCGAGTAAGAGATACGATCGGCAAGGATTTAGGCATTCTTATGTGGAATTTGTTAGAAAGCGGCTGATAACGGCAGAAACAAGGGGTTATAACATTGAACATATTCGACCGAGCGCGTGAAAAGGAAAAGTCGTATCACGAGAAATTGTATGAAGAAGCCGTATTGTTTGAACCTGGGAGCTGGTTAGCCAAGCCCGTTCAGACCGTTCTGGATTATTTGGACTTATTGCCGTTTCCGGATCTGCGGGTACTGGATCTGGGATGTGGCGTCGGGCGTAACAGTATCCCGGTTGCGCAGCGGATCCAATCGGGGAACGGGCAGGTCATCTGCGTGGATTTGCTGCCATCGGCTATCGACAAGCTGGTGCAGTATGCCGCGTTGTACGGCGTAAGCTCAAGCATCGAGGCACTTGCAGCAGACGTAGAGCATTACGAAATTGCCGAGGCGACTTATCACTACATTATTACCTGTTCATGCCTGGAGCATTTGAGCTCGGAAGAAGCCTTCGTATGTAAGGTCAAAC
Proteins encoded:
- a CDS encoding ADP-ribosylglycohydrolase family protein; protein product: MIPKHYVETVYAGFIGMNIGIRLGAPIEPVAWTYERIRDVYGDIRDYVKPYKTFAADDDANGPVFFIRALYDDATDRELSPEDVGKAWLNYAREGIGMFWWGGEDISTEHRAYVNLRKGIPAPRSGSIEVNGTEMAEQIGGQIFIDSWGLLFPGQAEKAADYAEKAASVSHDGNGLYGARFMAACIAKAFNASSMDEIIAEGLRMIPDDSTYARVVHAVMDFHREQPSDFRACRQYLEDHWGYDKYTGVCHIIPNAGVCVLALLYGEGDFARTVEIASMCGWDTDCNAGNVGTILGVYGGLAGIPDHYRKPINDFIVASSVSGYLNLVDFPTFAKELALLGYRLNGEKAPEELVRRVKQGEVYFDFDLPGSTHGFRTSHSFKTPVVRHSTKQVYDSRGSLEVVFDRLVEGDSSKIYFKPFYRRAEFNDEKYKPTFAPLAYSGQTVSARIYVDQWEGEPVTLTPYVRNTYTQEDVRLAALTPMCGEWNAVQFVIPDTDGAMIDEIGWILESPSPLLNRAIGSLFIGQFRITGASDYTIDFAKQAKEFASVTPFSHHRGKWELRDGALHCSSEGDTSSFSGNYYAGDMEIEATIKPISGTSHCVIARAQGVMRHYLAGFDGPNSVSFIKQDFGIKRLITAKYDWALGKEYRLKLVSEKDRFILYINGENVLECKETAYAHGMFGFGCLEDGENAIKEVRVRTFEPKPV
- the rbsK gene encoding ribokinase, with protein sequence MRKLVVIGSINMDVVSNVAQFPQPGETIHSRDAQFFPGGKGANQAVAAALAGADCSMVGAVGLDPFGSTLVASLEERGVGVSSVLTKAGTSGIAIITVNEEGENYIVLSEGANGRLTEEDVAAEVNWDGVYAVLLQNEIPWQTTQHVIRSASKAGVRVWLNPAPARTIPHEVFPLLDTLIVNETEASVVSGLRVEDAASAEAASASIIGRGTSNVIITLGELGCFYGNARGERFNVPAFRVKPVDTTAAGDTFIGAYAAACTEGLDTEAALRFATAAAALTVTRPGAQSSIPAKEEIVAFMNT
- a CDS encoding nucleotidyltransferase family protein: MLEERLKEYIRQHKPLMADLGIVRDLALPQCYIAAGYIRNYVWDILHGLDGTDRHTDIDVVYFDPDDVSEERDAALELHLRTSTANPKWSVKNQARMHAKNGDEPYHSTHAALTHWPETATAVGARLNVAGELELCCPYGLDDLFALRVRRSPNFDKRGYYLERVRKKQWKDQWPRLAIIED
- a CDS encoding class I SAM-dependent methyltransferase, translating into MNIFDRAREKEKSYHEKLYEEAVLFEPGSWLAKPVQTVLDYLDLLPFPDLRVLDLGCGVGRNSIPVAQRIQSGNGQVICVDLLPSAIDKLVQYAALYGVSSSIEALAADVEHYEIAEATYHYIITCSCLEHLSSEEAFVCKVKQMQAGTVDQGIHCIMMSTEVKEIDRKTGLEEKGLIELNLSTERAFSILDELYSEWEILTRRQVQQDIQEVKEGRDVLFRSQWMTFTARKGGDGPW